The window GACATTACTGCCCGTGCCATGGCACTTTCCAAGGCCCTCAGCCGGGATCGTTTCGTTGCTTCAGCCCATTCCATTGAGGCCAAGGCCCCGTTGCCCGCCGCGCTGTCCAGCGTCCAGCTTTGCCAGGGTCACTGCCCAATTCAGCGGTTGGCTGCGGAGTTCCCGGTGTTTTGCGATACCGAGACCAAGGTTTTCTCCCGTCTGGTAGGCGTCGATGTCCGGCGCCTTTCCACGCTCGCGCAGGGCGGACACGTTTGCACCACCCACATACCTACCGGGCGCCCGGCTGCCACGGCATCTCCGGATACCGCAGAGCAGTCCGGGAGTCCGTACCAGGAATCAAACAACCAGCAAGAAAGGCCGTGATGACGGACCAAATAGCAGAGAAAGCGGTAGCCGAAGGCACTGTGATCTCGGAGATTCTGGAAAAGAATCCCGAACTGCACGGTATCGGAAACTACGAGTACGGCTGGGCCGACAAGAACGACGTAGGCGCAAATGCCCGTCGTGGCCTCAACGAGGAGGTCGTCCGCGATATCTCCTCGAAGAAGAACGAGCCCCAATGGATGCTCGATCTGCGGCTTAAGGGCCTGAAGTACTTCGACCGCAAGCCCATGCCTACCTGGGGTGCAGACCTCTCAGGCATCGACTTCGACAACATCAAATACTTTGTGCGTTCCACTGAGAAGCAGGCTGCAACGTGGGAAGACCTTCCGGAGGACATCCGGAACACTTACGAAAAGCTGGGCATCCCCGAAGCTGAGCGCAGCCGCCTCGTCTCGGGCGTCGCAGCCCAGTACGAGTCCGAGGTTGTCTACCACCAGATCCGTGAGGACCTGGAAGCCCAGGGCGTCATCTTCCTGGATACTGACACGGCACTGCGCGAGCACCCGGAGATCTTCCAGGAGTACTTCGGCACCATCATTCCCGTGGGCGACAACAAGTTCGCTTCATTGAACACGGCTGTATGGTCCGGCGGTTCGTTCGTGTATGTGCCCAAGGGCGTCCACGTGGACATCCCGCTGCAGGCTTACTTCCGTATCAACACGGAGAACATGGGCCAGTTCGAGCGCACGTTGATCATTGCCGATGAGGACTCTTACGTTCACTACATCGAAGGCTGCACGGCTCCGATCTACACCTCGGATTCCCTGCACTCGGCCGTTGTGGAGATCATCGTGAAGAAGGGCGCCCGCGTCCGCTACACCACCATCCAGAACTGGTCCACTAACGTGTACAACCTGGTCACCAAGCGCGCCATCTGCGAAGAGGGCGCCACCATGGAGTGGATCGATGGCAACATCGGCTCCAAGGTGACCATGAAGTACCCGGCCGTCTACCTGGTTGGCGAGCACGCCAAGGGTGAGACCTTGTCCATCGCCTTCGCCGGCGAGGGCCAGCACCAGGACACCGGCTCCAAGATGGTGCACATTGCACCGAACACCAAGAGCTCCATCATTTCCAAGTCCGTGGCCCGCGGCGGCGGCCGTGCCGCTTACCGTGGCTTGGTCCAGGTACGCGAAGGCGCCAAGCATTCGGCCAACACGGTCCGTTGCGACGCCCTTCTGGTGGACACTATTTCCCGCTCGGACACGTACCCGTACATCGACATCCGCGAGGACGACGTTGTCATGGGCCACGAGGCCACCGTTTCCCGCGTCAGCGAAGAGCAACTCTTCTATCTGATGTCCCGCGGCATGCCTGAAGACGAGGCCATGGCCATGATCGTGCGCGGCTTCATTGAGCCGATCGCCCGTGAACTGCCCATGGAATACGCCCTTGAGCTGAACCGCTTGATTGAACTGCAGATGGAAGGGTCCGTCGGTTAACAATGACTGATATCACTACTGAAAAGGCGCGCATCGGCGCGCCCTCGGCCCAGCCGTTTATCAACGGCTTCACCGAGGAAGGCGAGAACCTTTCGCCCGTCAACACAGGAACGAACACCAGCACGACGTCGGAACAGCCTTCGGCGGGTCCGCTCGGCGGCGCTTCGGCCAAGAGCCACTCACATGGCGGCGGCGTAGGCATCCCGGACAGCTCCCGTGCTGGCCGTCTCACCTCGTACAGGCTGGCGGACTTCAAGCCGTTGAACGGCCTTGAGGAAGACTGGCGCTTCACCCCGCTGAAGCGCCTGCGTGGCCTTCACACTGACGTCCTCAACGGCGCAGCCCCGACTGTCAGCGTCACTGCACCGGCCGGCGTCGTTGTTGAAACCGT is drawn from Arthrobacter sp. 31Y and contains these coding sequences:
- the sufB gene encoding Fe-S cluster assembly protein SufB; translated protein: MTDQIAEKAVAEGTVISEILEKNPELHGIGNYEYGWADKNDVGANARRGLNEEVVRDISSKKNEPQWMLDLRLKGLKYFDRKPMPTWGADLSGIDFDNIKYFVRSTEKQAATWEDLPEDIRNTYEKLGIPEAERSRLVSGVAAQYESEVVYHQIREDLEAQGVIFLDTDTALREHPEIFQEYFGTIIPVGDNKFASLNTAVWSGGSFVYVPKGVHVDIPLQAYFRINTENMGQFERTLIIADEDSYVHYIEGCTAPIYTSDSLHSAVVEIIVKKGARVRYTTIQNWSTNVYNLVTKRAICEEGATMEWIDGNIGSKVTMKYPAVYLVGEHAKGETLSIAFAGEGQHQDTGSKMVHIAPNTKSSIISKSVARGGGRAAYRGLVQVREGAKHSANTVRCDALLVDTISRSDTYPYIDIREDDVVMGHEATVSRVSEEQLFYLMSRGMPEDEAMAMIVRGFIEPIARELPMEYALELNRLIELQMEGSVG